TTGGTTCTGCTATCTTGTTTGTTATATTGTATCCCATTTTCTCTTTATAGCAGTTTGGAACTTTCTGTTTTATCTATTATTTGTATTCGATAAAATAATAAACCAACTAATGTACATTATCTTTTCCCCATTCCGGAGTTAAGATGCAAATACTGAAAGGAATCTCACAAGGTCTATTTTTATGTTCTATATAGGTATTTACACATGGACCAAAACACGAACAAGCATTGTTGATtatttttttcacaaaaattaaattttagctCAAGAGAGAGGATTGTCCAAGTACATATATGTAACTCTCagaaaatctatcaaaccaATGCAGAACATCTTAACACATTCCTTCACACCCAGGAATAAACAACTGGAGCGTATATATTAATAGGTGGTCCAATTATGGGTAATTCAAAACATAACGGTAGATCTGAGTTTTGATATCAGGTTAAAAGAGAAGAGTTGAAGAGCTCAGCTCTCATTGCTCAAGGCCAAATGGTTTGCATTAATGATAGATCTGTATCAAAGGATTTGGATTTGAAAAAATTGAtttaaggaaaaaaatttatgttatgaTTTAAAGTCTCACAAGTCTTTAAAGTCTTTAAATTTGGCGATACATCCATTTCACGTATCTTCTCAAATATTTTAAGAGCACAGTCCATTTTTCCGGCACTACACCATCCACTGATGATGGTAGTGAAGATGACAACATTAGGATGAACATCTGATTTGGCCACGAGTTCCAGAAGTTACTCAGCTTTATTGGGTTCTCCAGTACGTAGATAGCCTTTTGCAAGAATGCTGAATGCGTGGATGTCGGGTTTTATCCCAGCCTTTACCATATCATCTAACACTTGTTTGAATCTGTCCGTGAGTCTTGCGGAACTCACTCATTCATGATGGTGCTGAATTTATGATGATGCTGAATGTTATTACATCAGGTTTTATCCTGAGCTCTTCCATCAATGTAAGTGTCTGCACAAATCATAATGTTTAAAAATGAAATAGAATTCACCATTCTATCTATGCTACACAAAATTACAAACAAGAGAAACATTCCACAAAAATGAGAATTCAATCACGTGATCATCGAAACTAGAAGGTTTACCTTGTGTACTCCATCAGTATCAGCTTTGTCCAAATATCCTTTGATAAGTGAGTTGAAAGCAATAAGATTTGGTTGGGCTCCAAGATTCTTCATCCTATAAACAAATGCCATTGCATCTGCGAGGTTTCCTTCATTGCAGTTACCATTTACAATGATACCACATGTACGCTCATTTGGCTGCACCTTGGAAATTTgcatctgaaaaatcatagatTCGGCTATGCTGGTTTCCTCTTTCTCTGCATAAGCCTTTGCGATCATGTTACACGTCACAGTATCAGGTTTCACACCACCAGAAACCATCTCATTGACTATTTTCCATGCATGTCAGGTGTTTTCTTTGTTACACTAAGCTCGAACAAGAATATTGTATGTCCTGTCATTCGGTTTCACACCGTCTTCCTTCAACATTATCTCCAATACCTTCAAATAAGGTATTAAAAGTGTTGGTGGTCGGCTTACACCCTTTCTCTCTCAATTCATGGAATATTTTCATCGCTTCCTTGATATTCCCAGATTCAGAGAATGCATTGATCAATGCATTGAAGAATATAGAGTCAGGATTGAGGCCATTTTGTTCCACTTTAGACAGAAGAGAAGGAATGAACTTGAAACGTTTCTGGACAGTCAGTGCTGTTAAAACGGTAGTGTATGTGAGAAAGATGGCATGTGGCCTTCTTCTGTTAAAGCATTAAAAACTGAATGCACTTCACGAGGCTTCCCCGTTTCGatcaaaatattcatcaatttgGTTCTTGATCGAACTGTTTGGTAGCAATCGTTGCTCAAGCAAATGGGGCAAGAGGGTACAGTGCTAGAAGTCAGTGGCAGAATAAGAAGGTCATTGTCTCTCTTTTGTGAGCGCGTCCTGTACGTTGAACCACGTATTGATACAGTGATCAAGGCATAGAAAATTTGAATCAATATGCAAATGGAGTTTACCACAAAGGAACCTCAAAATTGAAAAGGTGAATCACCCTTTGAATGTAAAAGTGAATTCAGATAACGACAAGTACATTGACCAAGAAATAAGAACCCAGCTCACGGTGCAAGTGTTACTAGTTTTCACGTTACAACGAAAAGTCTTTCATTCCTAAAGAACGGGATGCAGCATCTTGAGACCAAAGGCAAAATATACAAGAAACAGGAAAACATTTGACAACCGACTGATACAATTGCTAGATTCCATATGGTGTCAAACACAAGTTGGTATACTTTCCTTCTTGTTCCAGCTAATCCAGTCCCTACAACTCTGTAGAACAAGAGGGCTTGGTCATAGCCAACCAACCATCCACCCAAGGACAGATTCGAATACTTTTAATGTATTCTGTCAGACAAAATTGACATACGTAGAAAATATAAACGAAATTTGAATAGTTTTCCATTCATGGAGGCAAAGAACACAAATCAGTTGTTGTCAACAACAAAACTGATTCAATTTGCATCTTTGATAATTAAATACTCCAATGATACAAAATGCATATCAAGCAAAACATTTGACAACAATATCCACACAAAAGTGACCAGTGACATCTTCTCTTGAACTTTAGTTAGAAGAgagtttgaaagaaaaacgaaacaATCAAGAAATTTTCCCACAAAACTGACTAAGTATACTCTAGAGAAGTGCTGGTTATATTCCCATGTTCCATTTTTTGAAAGATGCACGCTTCAATAACCTATGTTGTACCGAAAGAATATTCATGTAACTTGATCGATTGGGTAAAACTCGTGATGCAATATACAATACGatcaaaaaaattatacaatGGTTAAAGACAATTATTTTCTCCAGAGAAGTGCTGGTTATATTCTCAGGTTCCATTTTTGAAAGATGCAGGCTTCAATAACCTATGTTGTATGGAAAGAATATTTATGTAACTCGATCGATTGAGAAAAACTCGCGATACAATATGCAATACAATCGAAAAAATTATACAATGGTTAAAGATAATTATTTTCTATTATATTAGTATTTTCTATTTAATCTTAAATTTATGAGATGtcaataacatttaaataaGGTAACATATGAAGTGTATTAATTTagatttgaaaatttaattcaatcaatttaatgacgaaataatattatattggggtcgaagaaaatattatttattatttagaaAATAATCAATCGATCCCGTTGAATTGGGATTTTGTACAAGCAGGATCCCTCCTCACTCTGAAACCCCATTCGTCTCCCTCGGCACATGAGGGATTTCTGCCGCCATGATCCGCCTTCCCCTCTCCCACTTCTCCGTCTCTTTTATCTGTCTCCTCTTCTCCATCTGTGCGTACCAGTACCTCTACTCCGGCACCACCCAAACTTCTACGCAGCCCCGTGCCGATAATTTCATTATCCGATTCATTCAGTACAAGAAAGCTGATGAATTCAGGGAATATCTTGCACGCAATGTCAAATCAAAAGGGTGGGAATGGGTTGGGAGGAACAATCCAGCCATGCAGTTTCCAACGGATTTTGCGTTAGTGGCAATCCGGCAAGGTTTTGTTGACTTACTGACCGGGGAGTTTATGAAATTGGAGCTGGTCAAGGATGTTTCCTTGGATTTAAGCTTCCAAAGAGATGTTCTTTACGAGAAACGTGGGGCCTTTGGCGATGGAAAGAAGAGACCCGGCAAGATTTTAACCGCCATGTCGTTTGAGAATTACTTAGCAAACGGCAGTGGGGTCGAACTCAGTGCGGGGAGGAATCTGTTGATGCAGGTGACCTTTTGATATGTCTTTTCCTTCTGGTTGTGAACTGATATCCCGTGATGTCTTCGTTACATCCAAACAGAAAATGTTGGATAACACCTGAAATGAatgcaattttattaatcatggAAGTAATGATGATAGAAATTGATACCGTAAGGAGAAGAAATAGGAAATAATACGCTCATTACTCTCAGTTCACCCACACAAATGATAAATCATGCATGTCCTTTTTTAAGGAGTTTTGTTGTTTTTAGCTCTTAACCAACTCTTCTAGAGATACTCATATACAATTGAATAATTGTTTAAAAGAAGTCTTGATTCTACATAACTCGTGCCTCGTATGTCTTTTGAGTTCATTATCTTTGCTGAACTTGGGAAGGGATAGTTGCTCTAGATGGGTTGGATCTCGATGTGTGTTATTTTTTCGGAGTCTTGATGATTTTCTGCAATCATTGAAGAAGCCTGTTTCTACTTTTCCACATTTGGTATATGGAATCTTATTGGCAGATTAACCATGATCATTAATGAGTTTAGAATCAATTTTGTCTGCGTAGGCCTTTGCCAAGTCTTTCTTCAAGTGTTCATGGCTTGTCCAACCTGTAAAATGTTAATAGAGTAGAGTGATTGTATAAGTAGGCGCAAACATTTTTAGTTACAGAGATTTGTGTATGTCAGTGAAGAACAGAGCATCTACTCATAGAACAGTAAAGACGAATCGATATCTATGCTCAAATATATGATTACCATATTGATTGTTTAAGAGAGAGTTAAATGAAAATACCCAGTTATTTGTTCCTCTTTTTTACTTGGAAAAATAGGATTGTCATGCATCTTCTCTTAACGTGTCATAAGGTACTACTGGCATGCCTTAGGTTGGGTGAGGGTGGTTTTATTTTCCTTTAACTAACAATTAGATCCTTTTTTATCCATAGAAAAAAGGAAAATGTCGGAGTtctcattttttatttgtttagtTCTTACTTGTAGGACAACATGCTTTTTCTTTTGTAGCTTGTATTCACATGAGAAACTTTCTGAACTGTTGCTTATGGTATGTTTTACCTGCTTCCCTAGCGCTTTGAATAACATGTAAATACTTTAGACCTCTATTGGTGACTTGGGAATTGGCTATGAAATGGACTCCTCAAAATCAGTCTCTCTTTTTCACTTCCATTTCCCTGGTTAAACATATCTTCACCTATCATGATTAACCATATTGCAGAAATCTCAAGTTACATCACTGTTTGGAGCAGATACCCTCTGGTCAAAGGGGTATACTGGCTCTAAAGTGAAAATGGCTATTTTTGATACCGGGATTCGCGCTGATCACCCACATTTCCGCAATATAAAGGTTTGTGTTTGCTAACAGAAAAAAGATTTCATGCCACATTTCCTTttcatcttcttctttttctccTTTCAGTTGTTGATAATGActtaccatattcaggaacGCACCAATTGGACCAGTGAGGATACTCTTAATGATAATCTTGGACATGGGACATTTGTGGCTGGTGTTATTGCTAGTCAAGATGAAGAGTGCCTTGGTTTTGCTCCAGACACTGAGATTTATGCTTTTCGTGTGTTCACTGATGCACAGGTAACAGAAACTGTATACTGCAAAACATGTTGTGACTATTTGTTACAAGAACATGATAAGAGGCATACTCAAATTTATTTGAAGTATTGCTGACCTTTGTTTAATTTCATTGCTGTGGTTGAAATCATTTGCAAAGTAATATAAGGTTGAATCATATGCAAAGAAACATACATCCGACTGAATTCATCCAATTTATTTCTGCACATGCACAGGTTACAATCTTACGTAAAAAATAATCACAAGAAAACAAAGAATGGGGCTCATTCCACTCTATTTTGTTCCTGAAGCTTGCATGATGTTTTCTTCTGCAAATGTTTCCATTTCTTATTATTACTTGGAAACATGCTAAGGAAGTTTATGAGAAACTTTTTCAGCTCATTGCAGGTCTCGTACACATCATGGTTCCTTGATGCATTCAATTATGCTATTGCACTCAAGATGGATGTGCTGAATTTGAGCATCGGTGGACCTGATTATCTTGATCTCCCGTTTATTGAGAAGGTCAAACTCCATTGACCTTTTGGTTTTGCTTCAACACTTTTTTCTGACGGTGTCTATGATGATAATATTCAGAATTTTTCGCGGCTTCAATTTATGTACTTTCCCATAAAAACTTTTAGCTACTTAACATTTTTTCCCTCTGGTTAAAAACTGAAGTAGTTTATTGTCTGGAATTGATTCATTAAACCATGTTTTCTTCATACTATGTTGTTGGATTTCTCCAGCGATATAGACCATTTATGGATATTCACTTCATGTTATGATATTGAGTTTTTTCTCGCATTCCAATCCATTTATGGATTTAGCTAACTGCACTATGCTTGTTTTAAAGATCTATTTTACCTGAATTCAGTTGCATGATTAATTTGAGATTGAACTATGTGGTGTTAGACTTGCCAATGAATAAAGATGTTAGGCATGAGGAATGTGTTGTAATTGTAAATAAATAGAGTACAATAAAAGTAAACAGACTGGAATAATTAGAATTGTTCCCATGGCATTCATCTAGATGAGCACTGAATATTCTCTTGAAAAAGTCTGTCCGATCCGGATCGACTGTATGTATCAAACATTCTACATTTCATCGAAGAATGAATTTATTGACAGCTCGTAAAAAAAAAGAGATCATTTCTTTTTTAGCAAACAAGTTTTCTTGCTTTAAAAACATTGCATGTCTTTCTCTACGTTAAGAATGGAATATAATCCAACATCTGAATTTATGACTTTTCTGttgattaaaattatttttggttCTTGTTCTTGTTTTTACTAGGTTTGGGAAATTACAGCTAATAATATTATCATGGTATCAGCGATTGGAAACGATGGACCGCTTTATGGAACTCTGAACAATCCTGCTGATCAAAGTGATGTTATTGGTGTTGGTGGCATTGATTATAATGATCACATAGCATCATTTTCTTCACGTGGCATGAGTACTTGGGAGATTCCTCATGGGTACTGTATCTTCATTTCTTCTGTCTATGCTCCTGAATTTTGTTctcttttttaatctttcattCTTTTGACTATAAGTGATTATggattttgttttctttttgagATGATATTCAGAGAATTTTGCTACTTCCATAGATAGACATAGATAAAAATGATCATGCAATCCTTTTATGCCTGAATTTTTTTGAATCTGAAGTCGAACATGATCACATATTAAGATGTTTTGTGAGACAGCATTTTTCTTAGGGACGTGTACCAAATGTGTAGATGTGAATGTTGAAACAATTTCATTTTCATTTAAAGTTGATGTTTATCATTTATTATCTAAAAGAGGAAAAATAAAGCATGATTTCAAGTTTTTTACCTAGTTGCGAAGGTTAGATCTTTGTGGTTGATTTGGAAAGGATGATACTAATGCCATACACTAGGTCATTTTTGTTCGCCAGCGTTATTAAATCCTTGTCACCCCTTTTTAGGAGTAAAGTTTTTACTCATCTCAGCTATTGTAAAATGCTTCTACTTTGACGTGTTAACACATGGAAAGCCATCTCACAACATTGTTCAAAGATACTCTGCTCTTAGATTATCTATTGAGTTCTTTAAGCAATGATATAGAGGCTGCATATATTGTGGAGCATGAGAAGTTGGGGGAGGGAGGGGGTCAGGGGAGAGGCTAGTATGTGAATAGAAAGATGTTTGGGCATGACAAGTTCGTAGGCAGTTGGTCATCATGTTCTAATCATCATT
This is a stretch of genomic DNA from Primulina eburnea isolate SZY01 chromosome 11, ASM2296580v1, whole genome shotgun sequence. It encodes these proteins:
- the LOC140805116 gene encoding uncharacterized protein encodes the protein MVSGGVKPDTVTCNMIAKAYAEKEETSIAESMIFQMQISKVQPNERTCGIIVNGNCNEGNLADAMAFVYRMKNLGAQPNLIAFNSLIKGYLDKADTDGVHKTLTLMEELRIKPDVITFSIIINSAPS